One window of Chloroflexus aggregans DSM 9485 genomic DNA carries:
- a CDS encoding DUF192 domain-containing protein — MKVRVVNQTRRAVLAWHCEVARTFFSRGRGLLGRTSLPEGSGLLIEPCNSIHMLFMRFPIDAIFVDRHGNVVALYPSLPPWRLYAGHRHARYVLELPVGVIAITQTVLGDQIVIQPAT; from the coding sequence GTGAAGGTACGTGTTGTAAACCAGACCCGGCGCGCTGTCCTCGCGTGGCACTGCGAGGTGGCGCGTACCTTTTTCTCCCGTGGCCGCGGTTTGTTGGGGCGCACGTCATTACCTGAAGGCAGTGGTCTGTTGATCGAGCCGTGTAACAGTATTCATATGCTGTTTATGCGTTTTCCGATCGATGCGATCTTTGTTGACCGTCATGGCAATGTGGTGGCACTGTATCCATCATTACCACCATGGCGCCTCTACGCCGGTCATCGCCATGCACGGTATGTGCTCGAACTTCCGGTTGGTGTGATCGCGATAACTCAGACGGTACTCGGTGATCAGATCGTTATTCAGCCGGCAACATAG
- a CDS encoding glycosyltransferase family 39 protein, whose amino-acid sequence MKQYRVDWVWLTPVLGVVFVVLYLTTLTGVHTYDALSYILDVDRKPWPELFHPHHLLYGPLGATIRAVAISLGWQGSAEWWLQATNALAGAVGVVAVFVLCRVVTGTTVPALAAALSVGWSYAYWYYAAEVEVYTLATVALIVALILLVQLVRTPRWQTACRLGLINGIAVLAHQTNVLLVVPVLLTIGLTVSDRRTRLRLAVAYLLPLVLLVGGAYLWVAFGVSGMRRWNDVWLWLTGYARTGFWGGAIDVSKLAGFARGWSETLAIHGGGWVGLIALAVLLIGWRGIVRLSFPLLVGVMSWLVVYGLFFLWWEPDNIEFWIASLPPLAVLLSAALAVDHPLDRLHTGGAGVIGLLIAVVLLSLNLPAIKERGDPTRDLQRRIAASLVDAGNPGDLLIVPDGVLELYLPHYWQRDTVYSLNQAMTAGGGDWSVACQLIRRRIDTALISGYAVFIADDARLPLPAPPGQPPTPAERFGLAAETVAACYTPFETMLRPLVLADDLPTYRMIPSATALAVGEGWDFRNGRWGWHATGVTTETITATGWQMTPAIDPALLSPPVSFTLDRVIALEVRIATTTTARDAQLFLLDPAGQTSEELSVRFTLDRGSEMATYRIDLTGLAERLDRVGGLRFDPVGIGDGGTLIVESIRLIWR is encoded by the coding sequence ATGAAACAGTATCGTGTTGATTGGGTTTGGCTGACGCCGGTACTCGGCGTCGTTTTTGTTGTATTGTATCTGACCACCCTCACCGGTGTCCATACATATGATGCGCTTTCGTACATCCTCGATGTTGACCGTAAGCCGTGGCCTGAATTGTTCCATCCTCACCATCTCCTCTACGGTCCGTTAGGGGCTACGATTCGCGCCGTTGCCATCAGTTTGGGATGGCAGGGCAGTGCCGAATGGTGGCTGCAAGCGACCAATGCGCTGGCCGGTGCTGTCGGTGTGGTTGCAGTGTTCGTCCTCTGTCGTGTCGTGACCGGTACGACGGTACCGGCGTTGGCGGCAGCGCTAAGCGTTGGCTGGAGCTATGCCTATTGGTACTACGCTGCCGAGGTTGAGGTCTATACGCTTGCCACTGTGGCCCTGATCGTTGCCTTGATCTTGTTGGTCCAACTGGTACGGACACCGCGATGGCAGACGGCATGCCGGCTGGGGCTGATCAATGGGATTGCCGTATTGGCCCACCAGACCAACGTCTTATTAGTCGTACCGGTGCTGTTAACCATTGGATTAACGGTTTCCGATCGTCGTACCCGCTTGCGTCTTGCAGTTGCCTATCTGCTCCCATTGGTACTCCTGGTCGGCGGGGCGTACCTTTGGGTCGCCTTTGGCGTGAGTGGTATGCGCCGTTGGAATGATGTGTGGTTGTGGTTGACCGGCTATGCCCGCACCGGTTTCTGGGGAGGGGCGATTGATGTGTCTAAGCTGGCCGGCTTTGCCAGGGGCTGGAGTGAGACGCTGGCGATACACGGTGGTGGTTGGGTGGGGTTGATTGCCCTCGCCGTGTTGCTGATCGGTTGGCGGGGAATTGTTCGGCTATCCTTCCCGTTACTGGTCGGTGTTATGAGTTGGCTAGTGGTGTATGGCCTGTTTTTTCTCTGGTGGGAACCGGACAATATCGAGTTCTGGATCGCTAGTTTACCACCGCTGGCAGTTCTGTTGAGTGCAGCATTGGCCGTTGATCATCCGCTTGATCGGCTGCACACCGGTGGGGCTGGGGTTATCGGCTTACTGATCGCAGTCGTACTCTTGAGCCTGAATCTGCCGGCAATTAAAGAGCGTGGTGATCCGACACGCGATCTCCAGCGTAGAATTGCGGCATCTTTGGTTGATGCCGGTAATCCCGGCGATCTGCTGATTGTTCCCGATGGAGTGCTCGAACTGTATTTACCGCACTACTGGCAGCGTGATACCGTTTACAGTCTGAATCAAGCAATGACCGCCGGCGGTGGTGATTGGTCTGTTGCTTGTCAACTTATTCGCCGACGGATCGACACAGCCCTGATAAGTGGTTACGCAGTATTCATTGCCGATGACGCGCGTCTGCCGTTGCCGGCGCCACCCGGCCAGCCGCCTACTCCTGCCGAACGGTTCGGTTTGGCTGCCGAAACGGTAGCAGCTTGTTACACGCCGTTCGAGACAATGTTGCGTCCATTGGTATTGGCCGACGATCTTCCTACCTATCGGATGATCCCAAGTGCAACGGCTCTCGCTGTCGGTGAGGGCTGGGATTTTCGTAACGGACGTTGGGGATGGCACGCTACCGGAGTCACGACTGAAACGATAACCGCAACCGGTTGGCAGATGACACCGGCCATCGATCCAGCTTTGCTCAGTCCACCGGTATCGTTCACGCTTGACCGAGTGATAGCACTGGAGGTTCGCATCGCCACCACGACGACGGCTCGTGATGCCCAGCTCTTCTTACTCGATCCGGCAGGTCAGACGAGTGAAGAACTCTCGGTGCGTTTTACGCTTGATCGTGGGTCGGAAATGGCAACGTATCGGATAGATTTGACAGGATTAGCAGAACGGCTCGATCGGGTCGGTGGTTTGCGCTTCGATCCGGTGGGTATTGGCGATGGTGGCACACTTATCGTTGAGTCAATTCGGCTGATCTGGCGCTGA
- a CDS encoding stage II sporulation protein M — translation MITPDRQIRQRSSAWARLEALLDQAHQSIVQLPAEELRELGELYRQVCTDLAIARRDFPDHPQTAYLNQLVARAHGTIYRYSVNEPNRILTFFRITLPRTFRATWPMTLTAALVFLLPAIIAFIAAFRDPTLGEAFVPGIDGIVSQIQNGEEWWLRINEGPAAASAEIMTNNINVAIRAFAGGITFGIYTLYILLTNGLLLGTVAGIAQRFAFADNLWSFVIGHLTLELSAIFIAGGAGLQLAWAILRPGTLSRRNALMIAGRRAIILVIGCAVILVAAGLIEAFISPTDLPFLLKLIVSLGSGGLLYTYLFLSGHEVRDGSPPSAPDQPN, via the coding sequence ATGATTACCCCTGATCGTCAGATTCGGCAACGCAGCAGCGCGTGGGCGCGACTCGAAGCGCTACTTGATCAAGCGCATCAAAGCATTGTCCAATTACCGGCGGAGGAACTGCGCGAATTGGGTGAGTTGTACCGCCAAGTCTGTACCGATCTAGCGATTGCACGCCGCGACTTCCCCGATCATCCACAGACTGCGTATCTCAACCAGCTCGTTGCCCGCGCTCACGGTACCATCTATCGTTACAGTGTCAATGAGCCAAACCGGATTCTTACGTTCTTTCGCATAACCTTACCGCGCACGTTTCGCGCAACTTGGCCGATGACGCTTACCGCAGCCCTGGTCTTTCTGTTACCGGCAATCATTGCGTTTATCGCCGCATTTCGCGATCCGACCTTGGGTGAGGCGTTTGTTCCCGGGATCGACGGTATTGTTTCCCAGATTCAAAATGGCGAAGAGTGGTGGTTACGGATTAACGAAGGGCCTGCTGCTGCTTCAGCCGAGATTATGACGAACAACATTAATGTTGCTATCCGAGCATTTGCCGGTGGGATAACCTTTGGTATCTACACCCTCTATATTCTGCTGACAAACGGCTTGTTGTTGGGTACAGTTGCCGGGATTGCTCAACGCTTCGCCTTCGCCGATAATTTGTGGAGTTTTGTCATCGGCCATCTTACGCTCGAACTCAGTGCCATTTTTATCGCCGGTGGCGCCGGTTTGCAACTTGCGTGGGCTATCCTACGTCCGGGAACACTCAGCCGACGGAATGCGCTGATGATCGCCGGGCGCCGCGCCATCATTCTCGTGATCGGCTGTGCCGTAATATTAGTTGCGGCAGGGCTGATCGAAGCATTTATCTCACCAACCGATCTGCCGTTTTTGCTCAAACTCATCGTTTCCCTTGGTTCAGGTGGGTTACTCTATACGTATTTATTCCTAAGCGGGCATGAAGTTCGAGACGGTTCACCCCCTTCAGCGCCAGATCAGCCGAATTGA
- a CDS encoding isopentenyl phosphate kinase, which produces MYTFVKFGGSVITDKTDRESADLAVIEALAGAVAAARAADPTLAIVLGHGSGSFGHHYAARYGIHLGTPIDADHTGFALTAAAALRLNRIVVDALLTAGVPAVSLQPSASLSSAHGQITHWEIGPISAALQRRLVPVIHGDVAFDTVQGTAIISTEALLRFLALHSPLRPRRIILVGEAAVYTADPHRDPTAQPIPLIDRTNIAQVLHGAGASRAADVTGGMRSKLELMWQLVETLPDLEVRLIGPDPSLLTAALLGQPLTNGTLIKQ; this is translated from the coding sequence GTGTATACCTTCGTCAAATTCGGCGGTTCGGTTATTACCGATAAAACCGATCGTGAGTCGGCCGATCTCGCTGTGATCGAGGCATTGGCCGGTGCAGTTGCCGCAGCACGCGCTGCCGATCCGACCCTGGCTATCGTACTCGGCCACGGGAGCGGTTCGTTTGGTCATCACTACGCCGCGCGCTACGGGATCCATCTTGGCACACCGATTGATGCCGACCATACCGGGTTTGCGCTGACTGCTGCCGCTGCCCTGCGCCTCAACCGGATTGTGGTTGATGCACTGCTTACAGCCGGTGTGCCGGCTGTCAGTTTGCAACCATCGGCCTCCCTGAGCAGTGCCCACGGCCAAATTACCCACTGGGAGATCGGACCTATTAGTGCCGCATTGCAACGTCGCCTGGTACCCGTGATCCACGGTGATGTCGCCTTTGATACCGTGCAAGGCACCGCGATTATCTCAACCGAGGCACTGTTACGTTTTCTCGCACTTCATAGCCCGCTTCGCCCACGACGGATCATTCTCGTCGGCGAAGCAGCCGTCTATACCGCCGATCCACATCGCGATCCGACAGCCCAACCAATCCCACTGATCGACCGCACCAATATCGCACAGGTACTACACGGCGCCGGTGCCTCGCGTGCTGCGGATGTCACCGGCGGGATGCGGAGTAAACTCGAATTGATGTGGCAGTTGGTCGAGACCCTTCCCGATCTTGAAGTACGTCTGATTGGGCCAGACCCGTCACTCCTGACGGCAGCGCTGCTCGGCCAACCGTTAACAAACGGTACGCTCATCAAGCAATGA
- a CDS encoding decaprenyl-phosphate phosphoribosyltransferase produces the protein MKDFSQSIERTTPLSIQSLRALLRTMRPRQWIKNIFVFAAIAFSEERLWYTEPIQLLRVIGAFIAFCIAASAIYLINDLVDIEKDRAHPKKRYRPLAAGLLSPTLATVTAIALIITVFPFAIWIDGDLDFALILAIYVIVQGFLYSFWLKNIVIFDILIIAAGFILRAIAGAAVIDIIITPWLIVCMGLLALFLGIGKRRHELKLLEDGAGNHRRILDEYSIPLLDQMQAIVTASIVMAYSMTAFSAPVAPKEPFPMLMITIPFVVYAIFRYLYLIHQRDGGGAPEDLVLQDRPLALSIVLWGITVLGVLIIFPS, from the coding sequence ATGAAAGATTTTTCTCAATCAATTGAACGCACCACCCCGCTGAGTATCCAGTCACTCCGCGCGTTGTTGCGGACAATGCGTCCACGGCAGTGGATCAAGAATATCTTTGTCTTCGCCGCAATTGCCTTTTCGGAAGAACGACTGTGGTACACCGAACCGATACAGCTCTTGCGAGTTATCGGTGCGTTTATCGCGTTTTGTATAGCGGCAAGTGCGATTTATCTGATTAACGATCTTGTCGATATCGAAAAAGATCGCGCTCACCCGAAAAAGCGTTATCGTCCGCTCGCCGCCGGCTTACTTAGTCCTACCCTCGCCACGGTAACTGCTATTGCTTTGATTATCACCGTCTTTCCCTTTGCCATCTGGATCGACGGTGATCTCGATTTTGCTCTTATCCTAGCCATCTATGTGATTGTGCAGGGTTTTCTTTATAGTTTCTGGCTGAAAAATATCGTTATTTTCGATATCTTAATTATTGCCGCCGGATTTATTTTACGAGCGATTGCCGGTGCTGCGGTTATCGATATTATTATCACCCCGTGGCTGATCGTTTGTATGGGGCTACTTGCCCTGTTTCTCGGTATTGGTAAACGTCGTCACGAATTAAAGTTACTCGAAGATGGGGCCGGCAATCATCGGCGCATTCTTGACGAGTATTCGATCCCGTTGCTCGATCAGATGCAGGCAATCGTTACAGCGAGCATCGTGATGGCGTACAGCATGACAGCCTTTTCGGCACCTGTTGCCCCAAAAGAGCCGTTTCCGATGCTCATGATCACCATCCCATTTGTGGTCTATGCGATCTTTCGCTACCTGTATTTGATCCATCAGCGCGACGGGGGTGGCGCACCCGAAGATCTGGTGTTGCAAGATCGTCCGTTAGCGTTGAGTATCGTGTTGTGGGGTATAACCGTATTAGGGGTATTGATCATTTTTCCGTCGTAA
- the rdgB gene encoding RdgB/HAM1 family non-canonical purine NTP pyrophosphatase, whose product MRELLIATHNLGKLREFAAIFADLNLRLYSLNDLGITTVIEETGQTFAENARLKAEGYRALSGLPTLADDSGLEVAALGGAPGVYSSRYGGVTGAAQLQYLLDQMRDIPWHQRVARFVCVIAIAHPDHPTELVEGVLSGVIEFAPRGIGGFGYDPLFYVLDEDATLAELSIERKNQISHRAQAARAAREILARWQSMTINP is encoded by the coding sequence ATGCGCGAATTGTTAATCGCTACCCACAATCTGGGAAAATTACGCGAGTTTGCTGCGATCTTTGCCGATCTCAACTTGCGGCTCTACTCCTTGAACGATCTCGGTATTACTACTGTGATTGAGGAGACCGGGCAGACATTTGCTGAGAACGCACGGCTAAAGGCCGAGGGTTACCGAGCGTTAAGTGGCTTACCGACACTCGCCGATGATAGTGGACTAGAGGTAGCGGCACTAGGTGGTGCGCCGGGTGTCTATTCTTCCCGTTACGGTGGAGTAACAGGTGCAGCGCAGTTGCAGTATCTGCTCGATCAAATGCGTGATATACCGTGGCACCAGCGTGTAGCACGTTTCGTCTGTGTGATCGCTATCGCTCATCCCGATCATCCTACCGAGTTGGTCGAAGGTGTTCTCTCTGGAGTGATCGAGTTCGCTCCCCGGGGGATTGGTGGGTTTGGATATGACCCTCTCTTTTATGTGCTCGATGAAGATGCAACTTTAGCAGAGCTAAGTATCGAACGAAAAAATCAGATCAGTCATCGTGCCCAAGCGGCCCGTGCTGCACGTGAGATATTGGCCCGTTGGCAAAGCATGACCATCAATCCGTAG
- a CDS encoding branched-chain amino acid transaminase — MPIQKMDYIWFNGELVEWDKATVHVMAHVIHYGTSFFEGIRCYETPQGPAIFRLTPHMQRLIDSAKIYRTTIPYTLDQLVAAVKETVRANRLRSGYIRPVVFRGYGEIGVNPLNNPVEVAIATIEWGKYLGAEAMEQGVDVCISSWNRFAPNTMPALAKAGGNYMNSQLIKMEALTNGYAEGIALDADGHVSEGSGENLFLVRNGIVYTPPLTSSILSGITRDTVMTLLRDLGIEVREQILPREMLYLADELFFTGTAAEITPIRSVDRIPIGTGRRGPITAAVQAAFFGIVQGEQPDRYGWLEYA, encoded by the coding sequence ATGCCGATCCAAAAAATGGATTACATCTGGTTCAACGGTGAGCTGGTGGAATGGGATAAAGCAACCGTTCACGTTATGGCGCATGTTATCCATTACGGCACCAGCTTTTTTGAGGGTATTCGCTGTTATGAGACGCCGCAGGGGCCGGCCATTTTCCGTCTCACCCCTCATATGCAGCGGCTTATCGATTCGGCCAAGATCTATCGCACTACTATCCCCTATACGCTCGACCAGTTGGTAGCAGCAGTCAAGGAGACGGTACGCGCTAATCGTTTACGTTCTGGCTACATCCGGCCCGTCGTTTTCCGGGGTTATGGCGAGATTGGTGTAAATCCGCTGAACAATCCGGTTGAGGTTGCCATCGCCACGATCGAATGGGGAAAATATCTCGGCGCTGAAGCAATGGAACAGGGGGTCGATGTCTGCATTTCGTCGTGGAACCGCTTTGCCCCGAATACCATGCCGGCCCTAGCGAAGGCGGGTGGCAATTACATGAACTCACAGTTGATCAAAATGGAAGCGTTGACGAACGGTTACGCTGAGGGCATCGCGCTTGATGCTGATGGTCATGTGAGCGAGGGTAGTGGCGAGAATCTGTTTCTGGTGCGTAACGGTATCGTTTATACCCCACCGCTCACCTCTTCCATCCTGAGCGGTATTACCCGCGATACGGTGATGACCCTCTTGCGCGATCTGGGGATCGAAGTGCGTGAACAGATACTGCCACGCGAGATGCTCTATCTGGCCGACGAACTCTTCTTCACCGGGACAGCAGCAGAGATCACACCGATCCGTTCGGTCGATCGCATCCCAATCGGTACAGGCCGGCGTGGGCCGATTACTGCCGCAGTCCAGGCAGCCTTCTTTGGAATTGTTCAGGGTGAGCAGCCTGATCGCTACGGATGGCTGGAATACGCCTGA
- a CDS encoding ABC transporter ATP-binding protein, translating into MQRTVLHDITITVTAGEFVVLLGKSGSGKSTLLNLVSGIDTPTSGTIWVAGQRLDQLSERERTLFRRRSIGFVFQFYNLAPTLTALENVLLPLELNGQRGVAARSAALAMLDAVGLANRAHTYPDRLSGGEQQRVAIARALVHNPDLVLADEPTGNLDSDTGAQVLDLLDRLTRQVGKTLVMVTHSREMIGVADRVLQLRNGRMFEEASLPIQ; encoded by the coding sequence GTGCAGCGCACGGTACTGCACGACATCACGATCACGGTCACTGCCGGTGAGTTCGTTGTGTTGCTCGGCAAGAGTGGTAGTGGGAAAAGCACCCTGCTGAATCTGGTGAGCGGGATCGATACCCCCACATCGGGGACGATCTGGGTGGCCGGTCAGCGGCTCGATCAGCTTAGTGAACGTGAACGAACGCTGTTTCGCCGTCGTTCCATCGGGTTTGTGTTTCAATTCTACAACCTTGCCCCCACGCTGACGGCATTGGAAAATGTTCTGTTACCGCTGGAGTTGAACGGTCAACGCGGTGTGGCAGCGCGGTCGGCAGCTTTAGCCATGCTCGATGCGGTCGGATTGGCCAATCGCGCTCATACCTACCCCGACCGTCTGAGCGGTGGCGAACAGCAGCGGGTGGCAATCGCGCGGGCGCTGGTACATAATCCCGATCTTGTGTTAGCCGATGAACCGACCGGCAATCTGGATAGCGACACAGGTGCGCAAGTGCTCGATCTGCTCGATAGGCTTACTCGTCAGGTGGGTAAAACTCTCGTGATGGTGACCCATAGTCGTGAGATGATCGGGGTCGCCGACCGGGTCTTGCAATTACGCAATGGTCGAATGTTTGAAGAGGCTTCATTGCCAATACAATGA
- the pknB gene encoding Stk1 family PASTA domain-containing Ser/Thr kinase: MQPQLLDGRYQIEQLLGEGGMARVYLGRDRRLQRPVAIKIPHPHLMTDPDFLSRFRHEAHAAAMVSHPNLVDIYDVGQDGDRHYIVMEYVAGVTLKQLINREAPFAIPRAVRIGEQIARGLHAAHRAGLIHRDIKPQNIIVTDDGQVRITDFGVAKSHLSTAMTETGITLGTADYIAPEQAQGHPATPQSDIYAVGVVLYEMLTGRLPFTGDNPVAVVMKHISELPPPPRRYNPHIPAALEAIILRALAKDPAQRQRTALELAEELHNYEQLISQATVVNPQLEPSPARIPNPPRSAQITAARPVTIPGPRQATVRSSRQEGLGCGVFFVGMLMLVGVLAVVFLISTGFFNNLFVNNPTRPATTLPPGGQSTTDTPTSTLVATTTVPDLVGLSDGEARQRLEQNQLLPAPSSEHNRDVPQGIVITQNIPPGTVVEINSPVSYTVSLGPLLVEVPNVIGTREDIAANQLRAAGFLVETVKEPHPTIDTGFVIRQAPSATLRIPQGDPVTIYVSLGDVVRFPDVIGRSRAEAEAILANTPGIILVFVDVQGRDRIPDFDRYAPNQVVSAAREAGSSYIGLNNGDYIPRGSRIILGVRAEE, encoded by the coding sequence ATGCAACCACAACTCCTTGACGGTCGTTATCAAATCGAACAATTGCTGGGTGAAGGTGGAATGGCCCGGGTCTATCTGGGCCGTGATCGCCGTCTCCAACGCCCAGTTGCGATAAAAATTCCACACCCACACCTAATGACCGACCCGGATTTCTTGTCCCGGTTTCGGCATGAAGCCCACGCCGCGGCAATGGTCAGCCATCCTAACTTAGTTGACATCTACGATGTCGGTCAGGACGGTGATCGACATTATATTGTGATGGAATACGTTGCCGGCGTTACGCTGAAGCAGTTAATCAACCGGGAAGCACCGTTCGCTATTCCACGCGCCGTGCGCATCGGCGAACAGATCGCACGTGGCTTGCACGCTGCCCACCGCGCCGGTCTGATTCACCGCGATATTAAGCCACAAAATATTATCGTCACCGATGACGGGCAAGTACGGATCACCGATTTCGGTGTTGCCAAAAGTCATTTATCGACGGCAATGACCGAAACCGGGATTACGTTGGGCACGGCTGACTACATTGCGCCTGAGCAAGCGCAAGGACACCCGGCAACCCCACAATCGGACATTTATGCAGTCGGCGTAGTGCTGTACGAAATGCTTACCGGCCGGCTACCGTTCACCGGTGATAATCCGGTTGCCGTGGTGATGAAGCACATCAGCGAACTTCCCCCACCACCGCGTCGTTATAACCCCCACATCCCGGCGGCCCTCGAAGCGATCATTCTGCGGGCACTCGCCAAAGATCCGGCCCAACGCCAACGCACGGCTCTGGAGCTGGCCGAGGAATTGCATAACTACGAACAACTGATCTCCCAAGCCACCGTCGTTAATCCGCAACTCGAACCGTCACCGGCGCGCATACCCAACCCACCACGGTCGGCACAAATCACCGCCGCTCGTCCGGTGACGATTCCTGGCCCTCGGCAAGCTACAGTACGCAGTTCTCGGCAAGAAGGCTTGGGATGCGGTGTATTTTTCGTCGGGATGCTCATGCTCGTTGGCGTATTGGCCGTCGTCTTTCTAATCAGTACCGGGTTTTTTAACAATCTGTTTGTAAACAACCCAACACGCCCCGCAACGACTCTACCGCCCGGAGGTCAAAGCACGACCGATACCCCTACATCGACGCTCGTTGCGACCACAACTGTGCCAGACCTCGTGGGGCTAAGCGACGGCGAAGCACGTCAACGATTAGAACAAAACCAGCTCCTCCCTGCACCGAGCAGCGAACACAACCGTGATGTACCGCAGGGGATCGTCATTACGCAAAACATACCCCCCGGCACTGTTGTGGAAATCAACAGCCCGGTATCGTACACCGTTAGTTTAGGGCCATTGCTGGTGGAAGTACCGAATGTGATCGGTACCCGCGAAGACATTGCCGCTAATCAATTGCGCGCCGCCGGCTTTCTCGTGGAGACTGTTAAGGAACCGCATCCAACGATTGATACCGGTTTCGTCATCAGGCAAGCACCGAGTGCTACGCTGCGCATTCCACAGGGTGATCCGGTAACGATCTACGTCAGCTTAGGCGATGTCGTGCGCTTTCCCGATGTCATCGGTCGCAGCCGTGCCGAGGCAGAAGCCATTTTAGCCAATACGCCGGGTATCATCCTCGTATTTGTCGATGTGCAAGGACGTGATCGTATTCCCGACTTTGACCGCTATGCACCGAATCAAGTTGTGAGCGCCGCCCGCGAAGCCGGGAGCAGTTACATTGGCCTCAACAACGGTGATTATATTCCACGTGGCAGTCGGATCATCCTGGGGGTGAGAGCAGAGGAATAG
- a CDS encoding ribonuclease H-like domain-containing protein, whose protein sequence is MRAYLDIETTYSGTISVIGIYRHDRGTIQLVSSGIYDITLYNALEGISTIVTFNGSSFDLPTIKRQLNADLKAAFDHRDLLHECRRRGLRGGLKGVEDRLGITRASTGLSGRDAPRLWARYEQYGDYTALRTLLTYNRDDVVNLAVLEAHLDALPTPTANPAWKVIIE, encoded by the coding sequence ATGCGTGCCTATCTTGACATCGAAACTACGTACAGCGGCACGATCAGTGTCATCGGGATTTACCGCCATGATCGCGGTACGATCCAACTGGTGAGCAGTGGAATCTATGATATTACGCTGTACAATGCACTCGAAGGCATCTCAACAATTGTCACGTTTAACGGTAGCAGCTTCGATTTACCGACGATCAAACGTCAATTGAATGCCGATTTGAAAGCGGCATTTGACCATCGTGATCTGTTACACGAATGCCGTCGGCGAGGGTTACGCGGCGGGCTCAAAGGGGTCGAAGATCGACTCGGCATTACGCGCGCATCTACCGGTCTTAGTGGGCGCGATGCACCTCGGCTGTGGGCACGGTATGAGCAGTACGGTGATTACACGGCATTGCGAACGCTTCTCACGTACAATCGCGATGATGTGGTCAACCTGGCAGTGCTTGAAGCCCACCTCGACGCACTCCCGACGCCAACGGCTAATCCGGCTTGGAAAGTGATTATCGAATGA
- a CDS encoding nucleoside hydrolase — protein MSSTARRIILDTDPGIDDALAILLALASPEIELIGLSVVHGNCTLAEAVANGLAVLELGGGHHVPLFAGCDRPLLRPLTTAHDTHGQSGLGYAHLPTATIQPAPGHAVDFIIDTVLAAPGDVTLVAVGPLTNVALALRKEPRLAGALREIVMMGGALRADGNVTPRAEFNVFADPHAAQIVFSAGVPLVIMPWDITRLVRLHESEVQRLAASGKPIGQFIADATRFYIEFHRRYFGYDGCAINDPAALALVFYPDLATYADVFVTVETCSPLTMGFTVADFMLSDGRRPNARAVVAFDTPRFLSLFTERMQALERRLYG, from the coding sequence ATGAGTTCCACTGCACGCCGGATCATCCTCGATACCGACCCTGGCATTGATGACGCGCTCGCGATCTTGCTTGCCCTCGCCTCACCCGAAATCGAACTCATCGGTCTCAGTGTGGTTCACGGCAACTGCACGCTGGCCGAGGCCGTTGCCAATGGGTTGGCCGTACTGGAATTGGGCGGCGGTCACCACGTGCCGCTCTTTGCCGGTTGTGACCGGCCATTATTGCGCCCATTGACCACAGCCCACGACACGCACGGTCAAAGTGGGCTTGGCTATGCCCACTTGCCGACAGCCACCATTCAGCCGGCGCCGGGGCACGCGGTGGATTTTATCATCGACACCGTATTGGCGGCGCCCGGTGATGTGACCCTCGTGGCGGTGGGGCCACTCACAAACGTTGCGCTAGCACTGCGGAAAGAGCCACGTCTGGCCGGTGCATTGCGTGAAATTGTGATGATGGGTGGTGCGTTGCGTGCCGATGGTAATGTGACACCGCGGGCCGAGTTCAACGTTTTCGCCGACCCCCACGCGGCGCAGATCGTCTTTTCGGCGGGGGTACCCTTAGTGATTATGCCGTGGGATATTACCCGACTCGTGCGGTTGCACGAAAGCGAAGTGCAGCGGTTGGCGGCGTCTGGCAAGCCCATCGGGCAATTTATTGCCGACGCGACTCGCTTCTACATCGAGTTTCACCGTCGGTATTTCGGGTACGACGGTTGTGCTATCAACGATCCGGCAGCGTTGGCACTCGTGTTCTACCCTGATTTGGCAACATATGCCGATGTGTTTGTAACGGTGGAGACGTGTAGCCCGCTGACGATGGGGTTTACCGTCGCAGATTTTATGCTGAGTGATGGCCGTCGTCCGAATGCGCGTGCGGTAGTGGCCTTTGATACGCCGCGCTTCCTCTCCTTGTTCACCGAGCGTATGCAAGCCCTTGAGCGACGGTTGTACGGGTGA